One window of Lawsonibacter asaccharolyticus genomic DNA carries:
- a CDS encoding N-acetylmuramoyl-L-alanine amidase: MDLHKCLLTENDCYKAGRKIVPKGVMVHSTGANNPNLRRYVGPDDGLLGQNPNSNHWNMSGVGACVHAFIGRLADGSVATYQTLPWTARGWHCGSGRKGISANNTHISFEICEDGLKDRNYFDLVYREAVELTAYLCREYGLDPLEDGVVICHQEGARRGIASNHADVLHWFPMHGMTMDDFRADVAQEMEAETVTYEQWLEYMERYRREMAAEKPAMPELLEEAVELNLTDGSRPRDLMTREEGAIMARAVAKAR; encoded by the coding sequence TTGGATCTGCATAAGTGCTTGTTGACGGAGAACGACTGCTACAAGGCCGGACGGAAGATTGTACCCAAGGGGGTCATGGTCCACTCCACCGGGGCCAACAACCCCAATCTGCGCCGATACGTAGGGCCGGATGACGGCCTGCTGGGCCAGAATCCAAACAGCAACCACTGGAATATGAGCGGGGTTGGGGCTTGCGTCCATGCTTTCATCGGCCGCCTGGCGGACGGCAGCGTGGCCACCTATCAGACACTGCCCTGGACGGCCCGGGGGTGGCACTGTGGATCAGGACGCAAGGGCATCAGCGCCAACAACACCCACATCAGCTTTGAGATCTGTGAGGATGGGCTGAAGGACCGGAACTACTTTGACCTGGTATATCGGGAGGCGGTGGAGCTGACGGCCTACCTGTGCCGGGAATACGGTCTGGACCCGCTGGAGGACGGGGTGGTGATCTGCCACCAGGAGGGAGCCCGCCGGGGGATCGCCAGCAATCACGCTGACGTGCTCCACTGGTTCCCGATGCACGGGATGACCATGGATGACTTTCGGGCCGATGTGGCCCAGGAAATGGAGGCTGAGACTGTGACCTACGAGCAGTGGCTGGAGTACATGGAGAGATACCGCAGGGAGATGGCTGCCGAAAAGCCTGCCATGCCGGAGCTGTTGGAGGAGGCCGTGGAGCTGAACCTGACAGACGGCAGCCGCCCCCGGGATCTTATGACCCGAGAGGAAGGCGCAATTATGGCCCGGGCAGTGGCGAAGGCCAGATAG